In the Halodesulfovibrio sp. genome, one interval contains:
- a CDS encoding DUF190 domain-containing protein: MKECKSVERITCIIDEDRTHDGEPLYRAIVEAAQGHDLGGATVTKGIMGYGAGKVLRRDRPLGRNSNLPVVISIVDEAEKLDGFSKTLCDMVQQGIILREPVTMCVVRHAGETVE; encoded by the coding sequence ATGAAAGAATGTAAAAGTGTTGAACGTATTACATGCATCATCGACGAAGATAGAACTCACGATGGCGAGCCATTATACCGCGCAATTGTTGAAGCGGCTCAAGGGCACGACCTCGGCGGCGCTACCGTAACCAAAGGTATTATGGGATACGGTGCCGGAAAAGTTTTGCGTCGTGACCGCCCGCTTGGTCGCAACTCCAACCTGCCAGTTGTAATCAGCATCGTCGACGAAGCAGAAAAGCTTGATGGGTTCTCCAAAACACTCTGCGACATGGTACAACAAGGTATTATTCTACGCGAACCTGTGACCATGTGCGTTGTTCGCCATGCCGGTGAAACAGTCGAGTAA
- the rfaD gene encoding ADP-glyceromanno-heptose 6-epimerase, translating into MYIVTGGAGMIGSAMVWKLNEMGITDIIVVDNLASTEKWKNLVNRTYEEYVHRDTFLEMVMHDQLPWEVDAVIHMGACSSTTEKDADFLMENNLQYTKAMCELALMNNARFINASSAATYGDGQFGFEDSLETMHKLKPLNMYGYSKQLFDLWAERTGRLDKIASLKFFNVYGPNEYHKGNMMSVVCKAFSQIGETKEMKLFKSYHPDYPHGGQKRDFVYVKDCVEAMWWLLENPQANGIFNIGTGNARTWNDLANSVFAAMDIESNISYIEMPEILRGKYQYFTEAPMKRLQDAGCPVTFRSLEEGAKDYVQNYLAQEDPYL; encoded by the coding sequence ATGTACATTGTTACTGGTGGCGCCGGAATGATCGGCAGCGCTATGGTCTGGAAGCTCAACGAAATGGGCATTACAGATATTATTGTTGTGGACAACCTCGCTTCTACAGAAAAATGGAAAAACCTTGTTAACCGCACATACGAAGAATATGTCCACCGCGATACTTTTCTTGAGATGGTGATGCATGACCAGCTTCCTTGGGAAGTTGATGCAGTTATCCATATGGGTGCTTGTTCTTCTACCACCGAAAAAGATGCAGACTTCCTTATGGAAAACAATCTGCAATACACAAAAGCAATGTGCGAACTTGCGCTTATGAACAACGCCCGTTTCATTAATGCAAGCTCTGCTGCTACATACGGTGATGGACAGTTCGGTTTTGAGGATTCTCTTGAGACCATGCATAAGCTCAAGCCATTGAATATGTATGGCTACTCCAAGCAGCTTTTTGATCTATGGGCAGAACGTACCGGACGTCTCGACAAGATTGCGTCTCTTAAATTCTTTAACGTGTACGGTCCTAATGAATACCATAAAGGCAACATGATGAGTGTTGTTTGCAAGGCATTCTCTCAGATTGGTGAAACTAAAGAGATGAAGCTCTTTAAGTCTTACCATCCGGATTACCCGCACGGTGGGCAAAAGCGTGACTTTGTATACGTAAAAGACTGCGTTGAAGCTATGTGGTGGCTTCTTGAAAATCCGCAGGCTAACGGCATTTTTAATATTGGTACAGGCAATGCCCGTACTTGGAATGATCTTGCCAATTCTGTTTTTGCTGCAATGGATATTGAATCTAATATCAGCTACATTGAAATGCCGGAAATTTTGCGCGGTAAGTATCAGTACTTTACAGAAGCACCAATGAAACGTCTTCAGGATGCAGGTTGTCCGGTAACATTCCGTTCTCTTGAAGAAGGTGCAAAAGACTACGTGCAGAACTACCTTGCTCAGGAAGACCCGTATTTATAG
- the mutL gene encoding DNA mismatch repair endonuclease MutL — protein sequence MTQQTEIRRNIKVLPTDLRNQIAAGEVVERPASVVKELVENSIDAGATHIDITIEEGGQNLIQVRDNGHGIPQNELEMAVTRHATSKVANLKELINIGSYGFRGEALPSIASVSTFSMTSAPVASSPNTPADAFFIQVEHGTIVSQGPAALHQGTVVEIRDLFANIPARLKFLKTKNTETKRCQELLSRLALARPDIGFTFTNNGREVWRFPQNQSLRDRLAVLWPPAITDDLLPLEHTRSEYTVRGLTGHPKKAQRRADRMLFWVNGRSVNDRLLMRAARDGYKGRLISKEYPQIALFLEMSPDLVDANVHPAKNEVRFQDENSVYLSVRKAIEHALENITELSQTEATEDPFSSPAPQAPEAIQTSINLETPAPKPAGFWGAADDESVIGNNSSTEVSGYETEVMPTSHAASSSISSAHADFADVTIDFTPSQQRAETPYTPAMAVEEPPSPTASQGDLSLAPQAYSASSTDHATTVESQVVHEEAINHTEGNSTAIIGDLTYLGQLADTYLIIRQRDEKLVLLDQHAVHERILFERIKRDASQGHSQLLALPINLTLHPSESSRLQEMWGDLETIGFSLDTAGETAVRVKGIPTALDTAEAKEFLREILSGQISSMEDLWAMMSCKSAIKAGQKLTSDEAAGLIAQWLKTPDRTYCPHGRPAVLQFTINDLEKMFKRKG from the coding sequence ATGACACAGCAAACTGAAATTAGACGCAATATTAAAGTCTTACCGACCGACCTTCGCAACCAGATTGCGGCAGGCGAAGTTGTCGAACGTCCAGCCTCCGTCGTCAAAGAACTTGTAGAAAACAGCATTGATGCCGGTGCAACACACATCGATATAACCATCGAAGAAGGTGGACAAAACCTTATTCAAGTGCGCGACAACGGGCACGGCATCCCACAGAACGAGCTGGAAATGGCAGTAACCCGCCATGCAACGAGCAAGGTCGCCAACCTAAAAGAACTCATCAATATCGGCAGCTACGGCTTCCGTGGTGAAGCGCTCCCTTCTATTGCCTCTGTCTCTACTTTCAGTATGACATCCGCTCCCGTGGCATCGTCACCCAATACTCCGGCAGATGCCTTCTTTATTCAGGTAGAGCACGGAACCATCGTCAGCCAAGGTCCAGCAGCGTTGCATCAAGGCACTGTGGTTGAAATTCGAGACCTGTTTGCCAATATTCCTGCACGACTCAAATTTTTAAAAACCAAAAATACCGAAACGAAACGTTGTCAGGAATTACTGTCCCGTCTTGCTTTGGCGCGTCCTGACATTGGTTTCACCTTTACCAACAACGGACGAGAAGTCTGGCGTTTTCCGCAGAATCAATCCCTTCGTGACCGTTTAGCAGTCCTGTGGCCACCGGCTATTACCGACGATCTACTGCCTCTTGAACACACGCGATCCGAATATACCGTTCGCGGTCTCACAGGGCATCCTAAAAAAGCACAGCGCCGTGCTGACCGTATGCTCTTTTGGGTAAACGGACGTTCCGTAAACGACAGACTTCTTATGCGCGCAGCGCGCGACGGATATAAGGGGCGTCTTATCAGCAAGGAATATCCTCAAATAGCGTTGTTCCTTGAAATGTCACCAGATCTTGTCGATGCCAACGTGCATCCGGCAAAAAATGAAGTCCGTTTTCAAGATGAAAACAGCGTCTATCTTTCAGTTCGGAAGGCAATAGAGCACGCACTGGAGAATATTACAGAGCTGAGTCAGACAGAAGCGACTGAGGATCCTTTTTCATCTCCCGCGCCACAAGCCCCTGAAGCCATACAAACCAGTATAAATCTGGAAACACCAGCACCGAAACCCGCTGGTTTCTGGGGAGCAGCAGACGATGAAAGCGTCATCGGAAACAATTCATCTACAGAAGTCTCCGGCTACGAAACAGAAGTAATGCCGACTTCTCATGCTGCGTCTAGCTCAATTTCATCTGCACACGCTGATTTTGCAGACGTCACCATCGATTTTACACCGTCACAGCAACGTGCGGAAACACCATACACACCTGCCATGGCAGTTGAGGAGCCGCCGTCACCAACAGCAAGCCAAGGTGACCTCTCTCTTGCGCCGCAAGCATATTCTGCTTCAAGTACTGACCATGCCACAACAGTTGAATCGCAAGTTGTGCATGAGGAAGCTATAAATCACACAGAGGGAAACAGTACGGCTATCATTGGTGATCTTACGTATCTCGGGCAGCTGGCAGACACATACCTCATCATTCGGCAACGGGATGAAAAGCTTGTGCTGCTTGACCAGCATGCAGTGCATGAACGAATTTTATTTGAACGTATTAAACGTGATGCATCACAAGGACATTCACAGCTTCTTGCCCTGCCGATAAACCTCACGCTGCATCCTTCGGAATCAAGTAGACTGCAAGAAATGTGGGGCGATCTCGAAACAATCGGTTTCTCTCTTGATACAGCTGGGGAAACCGCTGTGCGCGTCAAAGGAATTCCGACAGCACTAGACACGGCTGAAGCCAAAGAATTCTTACGTGAAATTCTTTCCGGACAAATAAGTTCAATGGAAGACTTATGGGCTATGATGTCCTGCAAAAGTGCTATTAAAGCCGGACAAAAACTTACATCTGACGAAGCAGCCGGACTTATCGCTCAATGGCTGAAAACACCGGATCGTACCTATTGCCCGCATGGACGTCCGGCAGTACTCCAGTTCACCATTAATGATCTGGAAAAGATGTTTAAACGCAAAGGGTAA
- a CDS encoding YkgJ family cysteine cluster protein, whose product MGQEIQKECTRCGTCCAKGGPALHKEDLELYEKGIFQRKDLMTFRRGELMRNNVTGQLEPLQQEIVKITRRNESTWTCCFFNVVDRLCFIYNDRPAECRTLDCWNPDAIQEMYDENRITRFDVLGDNNGYAELVRMHEEKCGYEYLGTIFERMKEDPSAKEEFLEAVRFDMAFRKVVMEKAGVPATEMEFLFGRTLGETVSMFGLRVVETEHGPKLEKITEKKAS is encoded by the coding sequence ATGGGTCAGGAAATACAAAAAGAATGTACCCGTTGCGGTACCTGTTGTGCCAAGGGCGGTCCTGCTCTGCACAAAGAAGATTTAGAGCTGTACGAAAAAGGTATTTTTCAACGTAAAGATCTTATGACATTTCGTCGTGGTGAGTTGATGCGTAACAACGTTACAGGTCAGCTTGAACCGCTTCAGCAGGAAATTGTCAAGATTACCCGCCGTAACGAGAGCACATGGACTTGTTGCTTTTTTAACGTAGTGGATCGTCTGTGCTTCATCTACAACGACCGTCCGGCAGAATGTAGAACTCTGGACTGTTGGAATCCTGATGCAATTCAGGAAATGTACGACGAAAACCGCATTACCCGTTTTGATGTTCTTGGTGATAACAACGGCTATGCTGAACTGGTGCGGATGCATGAAGAAAAATGTGGTTACGAGTACCTCGGAACTATTTTTGAGCGCATGAAAGAAGACCCTTCCGCAAAAGAAGAGTTTCTTGAAGCAGTTCGTTTCGATATGGCTTTCCGTAAAGTTGTTATGGAAAAAGCCGGAGTTCCGGCAACTGAAATGGAATTTCTTTTTGGACGCACCCTTGGCGAAACCGTATCTATGTTTGGCTTGCGAGTAGTTGAAACTGAGCATGGTCCGAAACTTGAGAAAATTACCGAGAAAAAAGCAAGCTAG